In Myxococcales bacterium, one genomic interval encodes:
- a CDS encoding DUF393 domain-containing protein codes for MRRHDHGERFDPQPFQAVANPPMTPELAAACEREVHVLCADGRVLRAGRASLYVLSGLGWRRTSVFFSLQPMIWFVELGYRIVASNRAFFDRLLFHR; via the coding sequence ATCAGGCGGCATGACCACGGCGAGCGCTTCGATCCGCAGCCCTTTCAGGCAGTAGCCAATCCCCCGATGACCCCGGAACTCGCCGCGGCCTGCGAGCGTGAAGTGCATGTCCTGTGCGCTGACGGTCGGGTGCTGCGCGCTGGACGGGCGTCTCTCTACGTCCTCTCCGGACTGGGTTGGCGGCGCACTTCTGTGTTTTTTTCGCTACAGCCAATGATTTGGTTTGTCGAGCTCGGGTATCGAATTGTCGCGTCGAATCGGGCTTTCTTCGATCGGCTGCTCTTTCATCGATAA
- a CDS encoding acetyl-CoA synthetase — protein MDPRTPCIVGVAQTTYRDVDRDAPEPLQIWAAMAKQAAEDSGGHDILSSVDSLHVVYPMSWQYDDAPARLAAQLGLKDGLRFYSGISGTTSQQFVNTAARNILAGHSEMALITSGEALATKRRLKQRGHEPDWSHRLSEERPLPFNDPIHPAELAHHVFKPYVSYAIFDVARRAHLGLSPDENRQRDGEVLARLTGIASNNPNAWFPIVQSARELIEVSPQNRMVSYPYTKNMASIMDVDMGGAILVTSYGKADALGIPVDRRVALRGFCAAQDPAYVAQRDEMWRSHSMAEASAEALRCAGIAVDDVAHLDLYSCFASSVNFALDALEISEQDTRPLTVTGGLPYFGGAGNGYTTHSIVSMVEKLREKPAEYGLVSGVGMHMQNHVFGIYSGTPGPLELPDEDAVQARVNQAKVRVIENRATGAANVVAYCVVHDREGPSHGVAVCDLPDGARCYANVSDLDIMASMQQEEWVGRPVELIPGDGEVNLLTA, from the coding sequence ATGGATCCAAGAACTCCCTGCATCGTCGGCGTCGCGCAAACGACCTATCGCGATGTCGATCGAGACGCCCCCGAGCCGTTGCAAATCTGGGCGGCCATGGCCAAGCAAGCCGCCGAAGACAGCGGTGGCCATGACATATTGAGTTCGGTGGATTCGCTTCACGTCGTCTACCCAATGAGTTGGCAATACGACGATGCGCCAGCTCGACTGGCCGCGCAGCTGGGTCTCAAAGATGGCTTGCGCTTCTATTCGGGGATCAGCGGCACGACTTCGCAACAGTTCGTCAATACTGCAGCCCGGAACATCCTTGCCGGCCACAGCGAGATGGCCCTCATCACCAGCGGTGAAGCGCTCGCGACAAAGAGGCGCCTGAAGCAGCGCGGACACGAGCCCGATTGGAGCCATCGTCTCAGCGAAGAGCGACCCCTGCCCTTCAATGATCCCATCCATCCCGCGGAATTGGCGCATCATGTTTTTAAGCCCTATGTGAGTTATGCGATCTTCGACGTAGCGCGGCGAGCGCATCTGGGGCTGAGTCCGGACGAAAACCGCCAGCGCGACGGCGAAGTGCTTGCACGCTTGACGGGCATTGCGTCGAACAATCCCAATGCCTGGTTTCCGATCGTGCAGTCCGCCCGGGAACTGATCGAGGTTTCGCCGCAGAACCGGATGGTTTCGTATCCCTACACGAAGAACATGGCTTCGATCATGGACGTCGACATGGGCGGTGCGATTCTAGTCACCAGTTATGGCAAGGCGGACGCGTTGGGAATTCCAGTCGATCGTCGGGTTGCGCTGCGAGGCTTTTGTGCGGCGCAAGATCCCGCCTACGTGGCACAACGCGACGAGATGTGGCGCTCCCATTCGATGGCGGAGGCCTCGGCGGAAGCGCTTCGATGTGCGGGGATCGCGGTGGACGACGTCGCACACCTGGATCTCTACAGTTGCTTTGCGAGTTCGGTAAATTTTGCCCTCGATGCCCTGGAAATCTCCGAGCAGGACACGCGTCCGTTGACGGTGACCGGTGGCTTGCCGTACTTCGGGGGCGCGGGGAACGGTTACACGACGCATTCGATCGTCTCGATGGTCGAGAAGTTGCGCGAAAAACCGGCCGAGTATGGCCTGGTGAGCGGGGTGGGGATGCATATGCAGAACCACGTGTTCGGCATCTATTCGGGGACCCCCGGCCCCTTGGAGTTACCCGATGAAGACGCCGTCCAGGCCCGGGTCAACCAGGCAAAGGTTCGCGTGATTGAAAACCGGGCAACCGGAGCGGCCAACGTCGTGGCCTACTGTGTTGTTCACGATCGAGAGGGTCCGAGCCATGGTGTCGCGGTTTGTGACCTGCCGGACGGGGCGCGCTGTTACGCAAATGTTTCGGATTTGGACATCATGGCGAGCATGCAACAAGAAGAATGGGTCGGACGCCCGGTCGAGTTGATCCCGGGAGACGGAGAGGTCAATCTGCTGACTGCGTAG
- a CDS encoding VOC family protein gives MSTALTHIALHVNDFEACISFYERYCGMSVCHQRGDDHSRVVWLSEPGKEREFIIVVIDGGKSSPQAAEDFGHLGFAVESCERVDELASHAKSEGRLVWPPYREPYPVGYYCGIRDPDGNIVEFSYGQPLGPGAEE, from the coding sequence GTGAGTACAGCCTTGACCCACATCGCATTGCACGTGAACGATTTCGAAGCCTGCATCTCGTTCTATGAGCGCTACTGCGGGATGTCAGTTTGCCATCAACGAGGGGACGACCACTCGCGCGTCGTCTGGCTCAGCGAACCGGGCAAGGAGCGCGAGTTCATCATCGTGGTGATCGATGGAGGCAAGAGCTCACCCCAGGCGGCCGAAGATTTCGGTCATCTGGGATTCGCGGTGGAAAGCTGCGAACGCGTCGATGAACTGGCTTCCCATGCAAAGTCCGAGGGCCGCCTAGTCTGGCCGCCATACAGAGAGCCCTACCCGGTCGGGTACTACTGCGGTATTCGTGACCCAGATGGAAACATCGTCGAGTTTAGTTATGGGCAGCCGCTAGGACCGGGTGCTGAAGAGTGA
- a CDS encoding MFS transporter, with protein MALLLEKRFAPFFWTQFLGAFTDNTFKQALILMITFRATMSEAETGTLIAIASGLFVLPFFLFSPLAGQLADKFEKATIMRRVKILELAIMVLAAIGFIMANAGVPWADTYLIAILFLMGTQSTFFGPVKYSIIPQHLRDEELMEGTAFVESGTFVAILTGTIVGGVLIMQSEYLVAACLVLLSAAGWISSRMIPSATPSNPDLVIRWNWLSEYGNLYRISSQKASVLLSIVGISWFWFLGAMVMAQLPNYVKLFVHGDESIYILFLSLFTLSIAAGSVLTNLLSDDRIELGMVPFGAIGLTIFPLDIGLLDYAQVSRETLTMAGLLANQADPLIYRIMFDVCGMGVAGSFFIVPLYALLQHRTAPETRSQVIAANNIAGAIFMVVSAIVVSALYAVGLDTAELFLVLAGLNTATGIALFIAHSEFLLRLFSWLCGLIRYRIRYLGCSNVPREGACLLYSNRMSWLDWPIITTACDRPVRFVLETTKVSGPLVWILVHWFDAIPVRKGELDGDLESDEELVEEALREIDRALSNGQIVCLFGAINASNAERPDTHGPLAARLEPILAHRSVAGIAIALRGIGRNGEASAPGGSAGPSLRKTVVVTIGEVHPEVVSSTDLAAATQQLLANA; from the coding sequence CTCGAAAAACGTTTTGCGCCGTTCTTTTGGACCCAGTTCCTCGGGGCCTTCACGGACAATACCTTCAAGCAGGCCCTGATCTTGATGATCACCTTTCGGGCGACCATGTCCGAAGCCGAAACCGGCACCCTGATCGCCATTGCGTCGGGATTGTTCGTCCTGCCGTTTTTCCTGTTCTCTCCGCTGGCGGGACAGCTCGCAGACAAATTCGAGAAAGCCACCATCATGCGCCGAGTCAAGATTCTCGAACTCGCGATCATGGTGCTGGCGGCGATCGGCTTCATCATGGCGAACGCCGGGGTGCCCTGGGCAGATACTTACCTGATCGCGATCTTGTTTTTGATGGGGACTCAATCGACATTCTTCGGGCCGGTGAAGTACAGCATTATCCCGCAACATCTTCGCGATGAGGAACTGATGGAGGGCACGGCGTTCGTCGAGAGCGGGACCTTTGTCGCGATCCTCACCGGCACTATCGTTGGCGGCGTTCTGATCATGCAGAGCGAGTACCTGGTGGCCGCGTGTCTGGTGCTCTTGTCGGCGGCGGGCTGGATCTCGAGCCGCATGATTCCGTCGGCGACACCGTCGAACCCCGACCTCGTGATCCGCTGGAATTGGCTCTCGGAGTACGGAAACCTCTACCGAATATCAAGCCAGAAGGCGTCTGTGCTTCTCTCGATCGTCGGGATCTCATGGTTCTGGTTTCTGGGCGCCATGGTGATGGCCCAACTTCCCAACTATGTGAAGTTGTTCGTGCACGGTGACGAATCCATATACATCCTTTTCTTGTCTCTCTTCACCCTGAGCATTGCGGCCGGTTCGGTGCTCACGAATCTGCTCTCGGACGACAGGATCGAGTTGGGCATGGTGCCCTTTGGCGCCATCGGCCTCACGATCTTTCCCCTCGACATCGGGTTGCTCGACTACGCACAGGTTTCGAGGGAAACGCTGACCATGGCTGGACTGCTCGCCAATCAAGCAGATCCACTGATTTATCGGATCATGTTTGATGTATGCGGGATGGGGGTGGCGGGAAGTTTCTTCATCGTTCCCCTCTACGCCCTGCTTCAGCACCGGACAGCCCCAGAAACTCGGTCCCAGGTGATTGCCGCCAACAACATCGCGGGGGCGATCTTCATGGTGGTATCCGCGATCGTCGTCTCGGCTCTCTACGCCGTCGGTCTCGACACTGCGGAACTGTTCCTGGTGCTCGCGGGGCTCAATACGGCGACGGGAATCGCCCTCTTCATCGCGCACTCTGAATTCTTGCTGCGCTTATTCTCCTGGTTGTGCGGCCTCATCCGATATCGCATCCGCTATCTGGGGTGTTCGAATGTTCCGCGCGAGGGTGCATGTCTGCTGTACTCGAATCGGATGAGTTGGCTCGATTGGCCGATCATCACGACGGCATGCGATCGACCGGTGCGATTCGTGCTCGAAACGACAAAAGTGAGCGGCCCATTGGTTTGGATACTCGTCCACTGGTTCGATGCGATTCCGGTTCGCAAAGGCGAACTCGATGGCGATCTCGAAAGCGATGAAGAGCTTGTCGAAGAGGCGCTGCGAGAAATTGATCGCGCGCTTTCGAACGGACAAATCGTATGTCTGTTCGGCGCGATCAACGCAAGCAACGCAGAGAGGCCGGACACCCACGGTCCTCTGGCAGCTCGTCTCGAACCGATTCTGGCCCACAGATCGGTTGCGGGCATCGCCATTGCACTGCGGGGAATCGGTCGGAACGGCGAAGCATCGGCCCCGGGCGGATCCGCGGGACCCTCGCTTCGCAAAACTGTCGTGGTGACGATCGGCGAAGTCCACCCCGAAGTCGTTTCCTCGACAGACCTCGCCGCTGCAACCCAGCAACTCCTGGCGAATGCCTGA
- a CDS encoding galactose mutarotase, with product MRRMYFGTTPTGVPIHVFRLESSAGVSVSVMELGAAVVSIETPDRKGRAGPIVPGFDNLAPYLEATHPQSITLGRYAGRVGDRPPRAQLELRVLDGPGAPHKLHRNAAGLNCPVWWGEALSEGVRFHYSSPEGEDGYPGKLECSVEYRLDQAGSLRVTHRATTDARTVVDLASQIYFNLRDGGRSSVLGHELSIAADEIVEVDREGIPTGHFLPVAGSSMDFRSAREVGAENRASNRPRGDYDDCYVLRRPSSSMRAVARLRDPGSGRNVELATTQPGIRFETSAAPGSEERKLSLCLCPQNFPNAANHRHFPSPELAPGSFYDQTTVYRFWNEH from the coding sequence ATGCGGCGAATGTATTTTGGCACGACCCCCACTGGGGTTCCGATCCATGTCTTTCGTCTCGAGAGCAGCGCTGGGGTTTCGGTAAGCGTCATGGAACTGGGCGCCGCAGTCGTCTCGATTGAAACACCCGATCGCAAAGGCAGAGCTGGACCCATCGTCCCGGGGTTCGACAATCTCGCCCCCTACCTCGAAGCTACCCATCCCCAGAGCATTACCCTGGGCCGTTACGCCGGACGCGTCGGAGACAGACCGCCTCGGGCGCAGCTCGAACTGCGCGTGCTGGATGGACCCGGGGCTCCGCACAAACTGCACAGAAACGCGGCGGGTTTGAATTGCCCGGTGTGGTGGGGCGAAGCGCTGAGCGAGGGTGTGCGCTTCCATTACAGCAGTCCGGAGGGTGAAGACGGATACCCCGGCAAGCTCGAATGCAGCGTCGAGTATCGGCTCGATCAGGCCGGCAGCCTTCGGGTAACGCATCGGGCCACCACCGATGCGCGGACCGTCGTCGATCTCGCGAGCCAGATCTACTTCAATCTGCGCGATGGTGGCCGCAGCTCGGTTCTCGGCCACGAACTCTCGATTGCCGCAGACGAGATTGTCGAGGTCGATCGAGAGGGAATTCCAACGGGCCATTTCCTGCCGGTCGCAGGGAGCTCGATGGACTTCCGGTCGGCGAGAGAAGTTGGAGCGGAGAATCGGGCATCGAACCGCCCGCGCGGTGACTACGATGATTGCTACGTGTTGCGCCGACCCAGCTCGAGCATGCGCGCGGTCGCTCGGCTCAGGGACCCCGGATCTGGACGCAACGTCGAACTTGCGACCACTCAGCCCGGCATTCGCTTCGAGACCAGCGCGGCGCCAGGATCGGAAGAGCGCAAACTCAGTCTTTGTCTATGTCCCCAGAATTTTCCGAACGCGGCGAATCATCGCCACTTTCCCAGTCCAGAGCTCGCCCCCGGAAGCTTCTATGACCAGACCACGGTCTATCGTTTTTGGAACGAGCACTGA
- a CDS encoding PD40 domain-containing protein codes for MNRRHSPQTILIIAAASIASAWIASTARASDMIAGSESEGLVFVVSNETGMEIWRARLADKALQRVSATRDQEERWPAWSGNAKRIAFIARNTVGTMKSIIKTLDIETGKESGIGPTPDFVQRTHVWAPDGKSIAHTFRIPSSDEKFITDSGTVIVNLERATRVVIAKVESIQHRMQYLAYSSDGAKIVAHGTEYGKPRNDKLWILGPGQPPQPIRRIPHGTYEKPRFTRDNQRVVFTVRVNESRPRDVMVIGLGERSGASRLASHPRSDDFSAAPSPVRDEIAFVSDRDGSPDLFLADLVGRTPPVNLTKNSTDADLDPVWSPDGERIAYIVVPKDDYLAEKKNHAAIKIRVIDRQGRLLFETSGVMPNWMPAWSGDQPVAAFLEKNVGTTATKPTTRTTTTTTQSAD; via the coding sequence ATGAATCGACGACATTCCCCCCAGACAATCTTGATCATCGCGGCTGCAAGCATCGCCAGCGCCTGGATCGCCTCGACGGCCAGGGCTTCCGACATGATCGCTGGCAGCGAGTCCGAGGGACTCGTGTTCGTCGTGTCGAACGAAACCGGAATGGAAATCTGGCGGGCGCGGCTGGCGGACAAAGCGCTGCAGCGAGTTAGCGCGACTCGAGATCAGGAGGAGCGCTGGCCGGCCTGGTCCGGGAATGCAAAGCGTATCGCGTTCATCGCCCGCAACACCGTCGGCACCATGAAGTCGATCATCAAAACTCTCGACATCGAGACCGGCAAAGAGAGTGGCATTGGACCAACTCCCGACTTCGTTCAACGCACCCACGTCTGGGCACCCGACGGCAAGTCGATCGCCCACACGTTCCGAATTCCTTCCTCCGATGAGAAGTTCATTACAGACTCGGGCACCGTGATCGTGAATCTCGAGCGAGCGACCCGGGTCGTCATCGCCAAGGTCGAGTCGATCCAGCATCGTATGCAATACCTCGCATACTCGAGCGACGGCGCCAAGATCGTGGCGCACGGCACAGAGTACGGCAAACCGCGCAATGACAAGCTCTGGATATTGGGCCCGGGTCAGCCTCCCCAACCCATCAGGCGAATTCCTCACGGTACCTACGAAAAGCCAAGGTTTACGCGAGACAACCAGAGGGTGGTGTTCACCGTTCGCGTCAACGAATCGCGTCCGCGCGATGTCATGGTGATTGGCCTCGGAGAAAGATCGGGAGCCAGTCGTTTGGCGAGCCATCCCCGATCAGACGATTTCTCGGCGGCGCCATCTCCGGTTCGGGACGAGATTGCGTTCGTATCCGATCGCGATGGATCGCCCGACCTGTTTCTCGCCGATCTCGTCGGTAGAACACCGCCAGTGAATCTCACCAAGAATTCGACGGACGCGGATCTCGATCCAGTCTGGTCGCCCGATGGAGAGCGCATCGCATACATCGTCGTGCCCAAAGACGATTATCTGGCGGAAAAGAAAAATCACGCCGCGATCAAGATCCGCGTGATTGACCGCCAGGGAAGGCTTCTATTCGAAACCAGCGGAGTCATGCCGAATTGGATGCCAGCATGGTCGGGCGATCAGCCGGTAGCGGCCTTTTTGGAAAAGAACGTCGGCACGACTGCTACAAAACCAACAACTAGAACAACTACAACAACTACGCAGTCAGCAGATTGA